DNA sequence from the Asticcacaulis sp. AND118 genome:
CTGGATGAAGGTCTTGATGTCCTTATGGAAGTAGCTGATCGAGGCCAGCGAGCCCGGACGGAAGTACCATTCCAGCGACGCATCGAAGGTGCTGGCGCGGATCGGGTCGAGATACGGATTGTTGATCGTGCCGGTGCGGGTGGTGAAGGTCACGCCGCTGGACGGGGTCAGGTTGCCCAGTTCCGGACGGGTCATCACCTTGGCGGCCGAGAAGCGCGCCAGCAGTTCCGGCGTCAGCTCGAACACGACGTTCGCCGAGGGCAGGAGGTCGTGATATTCGCGTTCGACCTCGTTACGCACGCCGCGCGTCGGGTACTGAGACCCGGCGGGCGCTGTGGCCGCGATGTAGCCGACGGCGAACTGTTTGGTGTAGACCGAACGCACGCCGATATCGCCGCGCACCGGAACCGGCAGCCAGGTGTCCGAGTTGAATTCGGCCATGATGTAGCTCGACTTGACCGTTTCGCGGATCTGCGACCTGGCCGCGCCGCATTCGACGCCGCAGTACTGGAACGAGTCGAACTTAAACGCTTCGCGCCACTTGGCCGAGTCGATGGCGACCCAGCTCGACGGCGCGCCGTGGCCCCACAGATCGTCGACGCCCGTGATCTGCTTGGTCAGGCTGGCCAGAGTCACGCCGGTCGGAAGCGCGGTGACGGCGACCTGGCTGGGGATCAGGCTGAGGATATGGGAGTTGAAGTCATTCTCGCGGTATTGCACGCCGAACTTCACGGTGATTTCCGGCGTCACGTCGTACTTGCCGTCCAGATTGACCGTGGTGATGTCGGTGGAGTTCCACTGCGGCTTGCCCTGCACCGAGAAACCGCCCAGCACCGTGCCGTCGGCCTGACCCGGCGCGTAGGTGAAGTTGGCCGGATTGGAGACGTCGAAGCCGAAATTGATGACCGGTGTCGTGTCGCCGCCGCGATAGTCGATCGAGAAATTGTCGACATCGATGGCGTCGATGAAGGTTTGCAGGCGCATCGGACCTTCCCAGTTCGAGGTCGACTTGCCCACGAAACCGGTGACTTCGAAGCGGTCGTTGACGCGGTGACGCGCGTTCAGGTTCACCTGCGTGAACTCGGAGGTAAAGACGTCGACCAGACCTTCAGAGCGCACGTCCATGCCGTCGAACAGCCCGTAAAGCAGCGAGCCGTTGGATTTGAACTGCATGTCCTTGACCGAGGTCATCGGCTGACCGTTATTGCCGACGTTACGCGCCAGCGACAGGCCGGCGATGTAGTTGTCGCGGCGTTCGACGTCGTACTTTGAATACAGAACGTCCAGCGAGACGTCGGTATCGGCGTCGGGACGCCACTGGAAGGTCAGGCTGCCGCCCAGACGCTCGGTGTCCTGTTCCGAATTGACGTAGCGCGGGATGCGCGGCAGGAAGGCGCCCGAACCCGGCGTGTTCGGCAGGTCGGCGCGGCGCAGATTGGCGACCGCATTATAGGCGGCCAGCGTCGAGGTGCGCGGATTGTTGGTCGAGCAGTTGGCCGCCGTTGCCCCCTTTGCGGCCTGATCGGTGGGCGACGGGCTGGTGGTCGCGTAACCGATCGGCGTACAGAAGGGGTGCACGGTGCCGCCGACATTCAGGCCATTGGTATTGGCCGACAGGATGTCCACCGCCGAATAACCGACTTCGCGCGTGTGCTTTTCCTGATAGGTCAGGGTGCCGAGGATGCCGAAAGTGCCGTCGCCGAACTTCTTGGAGGCCAGAAGCGTCAGGCGCGGATCGGTCTTTTTGGCCAGTTCGTTATAGGTGCCCTTGGCCGAGAAGCTGAACACTTCCGACTTGCTGTAATCGAAGGGCTTGGGGGCGCGCAGATCGACCGTGGCGCCCAGTGAGCCTTCCTCGACGTCCGCCGAGGCAGTCTTGCGCGCGGCCAGCGACGAGAAGATTTCCGACGGGAAGATGTTGAAGTCGAAGCTGCGGCCGTTGTTGCCCGCGCCGTAGATGTCGGCCGAGCCGGACTGGGCCGCCCCTTCCATGCCGTTCAGGCGCACGCG
Encoded proteins:
- a CDS encoding TonB-dependent receptor, with amino-acid sequence MRTSALIAATLLVAAPAFAQDAAPAPAAQDEIETVTVTGFRSSLKSALNVKKNSAATIDSILAEDVGKFPDSNLAESMQRIPGVTLSRGDGGEGRNISVRGLGPQYTRVRLNGMEGAAQSGSADIYGAGNNGRSFDFNIFPSEIFSSLAARKTASADVEEGSLGATVDLRAPKPFDYSKSEVFSFSAKGTYNELAKKTDPRLTLLASKKFGDGTFGILGTLTYQEKHTREVGYSAVDILSANTNGLNVGGTVHPFCTPIGYATTSPSPTDQAAKGATAANCSTNNPRTSTLAAYNAVANLRRADLPNTPGSGAFLPRIPRYVNSEQDTERLGGSLTFQWRPDADTDVSLDVLYSKYDVERRDNYIAGLSLARNVGNNGQPMTSVKDMQFKSNGSLLYGLFDGMDVRSEGLVDVFTSEFTQVNLNARHRVNDRFEVTGFVGKSTSNWEGPMRLQTFIDAIDVDNFSIDYRGGDTTPVINFGFDVSNPANFTYAPGQADGTVLGGFSVQGKPQWNSTDITTVNLDGKYDVTPEITVKFGVQYRENDFNSHILSLIPSQVAVTALPTGVTLASLTKQITGVDDLWGHGAPSSWVAIDSAKWREAFKFDSFQYCGVECGAARSQIRETVKSSYIMAEFNSDTWLPVPVRGDIGVRSVYTKQFAVGYIAATAPAGSQYPTRGVRNEVEREYHDLLPSANVVFELTPELLARFSAAKVMTRPELGNLTPSSGVTFTTRTGTINNPYLDPIRASTFDASLEWYFRPGSLASISYFHKDIKTFIQRINETVPYNQLGLPLELLVGNASGASATDLFNVARFANTDGGPLKGVELNLQADLDFLPGLWSHFGVLANYTHITSEINYILSPTTSTTNDLTNLSRESASGTLYWENDRFSFRTTGSYRGKYIRGIPASAGSDLQGNDDTFYVDASASYQVTDKLRLSVEAQNLTDEQNRLYIDSNRQDTLFETRIGRTVTFGLTYKY